The Bdellovibrio bacteriovorus W nucleotide sequence CTAGGGCAGCCTCATGAGCGCTTGCAGGCTAACTATATTCTTAAAGTTGTCTTAAGAAGCACAGTCATTCTGGCTACTGGTGTGGTGACCCTACCAATTCTATCGATGCTTTCAGGTAGGGATATTCCGGGAAAACTTTCGGGATTAAAGCTCTTCTCTTTGAAGTAAACCGATCACTTCAAAATGTTGAGTTTGTGGGAATTGATCAATCAGAGCAATTTTCTTTAAAGAGTATCCAAATTCTTTAAGTCGCCCTAAGTCCACTGCCATCGACTCCGGAAAGCACGACATATATAGAAAATATGGCGGCCTTTCGTTCAAACTTAAATCTGCTAGCGGATTAAGAAAATTCATCAATCCCGAGCGAGGCGGATTGGCCAAGATCAGATCGAAGTCCCTAAAGCTTTGTTGGATTTTTCTTTGAAAATCACCCCTAAAAATTTGAATCTTCTCTTTCAAGTTTGCGACAGAGGAAGGTAAATGTTGAAGACTCATCTCCAGCCCCTCAAGGGCAAGTTGATCAATCTCACAGGCCAACAGGCTCTTGGCAAACATTGCTGCCGGAAGGGTGAGGTTGCCAATTCCAGAACCAAATTCAATCACCCGTGGTTGGTCGATCTCTTTAATCCATTGCTGAATTAGATCCGTGATCAGGCGGTTGGCTTGGTGGCTGGGTTGCGTGAAGCTTGCTACTTGGCAAAACAACGCGAGTTCTTGATCTCCACCCCAGGTTGAAAACCATGGAAGGTGCTGAGGGTCTTTTAGTTTTAACCCTTCCGGAGTCGACGTTAGAACTTTTCGACGCTGCCCCATCTCGATAAAGGCTTTGCTTAAGAGAGACTTCAGAATGCTTTCTTCATCGAGTAGTTTTTTTATATCCACATTCGCACAATCAATCCAAACACCCCATTCACCCTTTGGCGAAACACGCAGGCGAAAGGATGCTTTTTCTAGGGGCCAGCGGATCTTGCGAAACTCACTATAAAATTCTTGAAGGCGTGGAGAGAGTTGCGGACAGTAGGGGAGGTCTAAAATTTCTCGAGAATCGACTCTATAAAGCCCTAAACGCCCGTTTTGCCATGAAAAATCCAGACGATCTCGTAATCCTTCAGGGCCTGCCGAAAGAGCCTCGAAAGGAATATTGGACTCCTCAGTAATGACAAGGGACGAAAGAAGTAGACTCAAGAAGGTTTGTTTTTTAAGGTTCAATTGGTCTTGATAGTTCAGTTCAAAACTATGGCAGCCTGAGCACTCTTTGAGGCTTTTGCATTGGAATATAAAATTTTTGTCATAGTTATTAAATTTTGAGTGAATCGACATTCTCTGCTTGCTCAATATATCTGGCTGTTATAGTTGAAGTTTTACTTTATCAGGTCTTG carries:
- a CDS encoding RNA methyltransferase (COG2265 SAM-dependent methyltransferases related to tRNA (uracil-5-)-methyltransferase); this translates as MSIHSKFNNYDKNFIFQCKSLKECSGCHSFELNYQDQLNLKKQTFLSLLLSSLVITEESNIPFEALSAGPEGLRDRLDFSWQNGRLGLYRVDSREILDLPYCPQLSPRLQEFYSEFRKIRWPLEKASFRLRVSPKGEWGVWIDCANVDIKKLLDEESILKSLLSKAFIEMGQRRKVLTSTPEGLKLKDPQHLPWFSTWGGDQELALFCQVASFTQPSHQANRLITDLIQQWIKEIDQPRVIEFGSGIGNLTLPAAMFAKSLLACEIDQLALEGLEMSLQHLPSSVANLKEKIQIFRGDFQRKIQQSFRDFDLILANPPRSGLMNFLNPLADLSLNERPPYFLYMSCFPESMAVDLGRLKEFGYSLKKIALIDQFPQTQHFEVIGLLQREEL